The following are encoded in a window of Passer domesticus isolate bPasDom1 chromosome 30, bPasDom1.hap1, whole genome shotgun sequence genomic DNA:
- the LOC135287528 gene encoding zinc finger protein 774-like, producing SEEERPTLCQENGQSFRQASELVVHKQLHDGEKPYKCLECGKSFSYRSTLVTHQRIHTAERPYECPECQKRFQTRSNLLRHQRIHTDERPFLCPDCGKGFKQNSHLITHRRIHTDEMPFLCPDCGKGFKRNSHLVTHQRIHTGERPYKCCTCQKRFQTSSNLRLHQRIHTGERPYKCPQCGKSFTQSSHLTRHQWSHW from the exons tctgaggaggaaagacccaccctgtgccaggaaaatggacagagcttcaggcaggcatcggagctggtggtccataagcagcttcatgatggggagaagccctacaagtgcttggagtgtgggaagagcttcagctacagatccacccttgtgacccaccaacgcatccacaccgcggagaggccctatgagtgtcctgagTGTCAGAAGAGATTTCAGACCCGCTCCAATCTCCTCAGGCACCAAAGGATTCACAccgatgagaggcccttcctctgccctgactgcgggaagggcttcaagcaaaactcccacctcatcacccaccggcgcatccacactgatgagatgcccttcctctgccccgactgtgggaagggcttcaagcgcaattcccacctcgtcacccaccagcgcatccacactggggagaggccctacaagtgctgcacgtgtcagaagaggtttcagaccagctcaaATCTCCGCCT gcaccagcgcatccacactggggagaggccctacaagtgtccccagtgtgggaagagcttcacccagagctctcacttgaccAGACACCAATGGAGTCACTggtaa